From Thermoflexus hugenholtzii JAD2:
GCAAACCCCAGTGGCGCAAGGATCTGACCGCCATCGTCGCCGCCCACCGGATCCCTTATGTGGCCCAGGTCGCCCCCTCCCACTGGAAGGATCTAATGACCCGGGTGCGCAAGGCCGTGGCCAGCGGAGGCCCTGCCTTCCTGAACGCCCTTTCCGACTGCAACCGGGGCTGGCGGCACGATCCGGCCCAGACCATCGAGGTCACCCGCCTGGCCGTCGAGACATGCTACTGGCCCCTCTTTGAGGTCGAGGATGGGGTGTGGCGGCTGAACTACCGGCCGCGCCGCAAGCTCCCCATCACCGAATACCTCCGGCTCCAGGGCCGGTTCGCTCACCTGCTCCGGCCGGAGTTCCAGGACCTGGTGGCGGAGATCCAGGCGGAGGTGGATCGACGCTGGGAGGAGCTGCTGCGTCGCTGCGGTGAGACGGCCTGAACCCCTTCGGCAACCCTGAGCACGGAGAGGCGTGCGATGCTGGTAGCGCGAGATATCATGACCCCCAACCCGGTCACCGTCCAGCCAGACGACCCGCTGGGCGTGGCGGTGGAGAGGATGCGCTCCCGTCGCTGCCGGCGGCTGCCGGTGGTGGAGGGGGACCGGCTGGTGGGGATCATCACGGATCGGGATGTGCGACTGGCCCTGAATTCCCCGCTGGTGCTCCACGAACGGCGCTCGGACCGGCTCCTCCTGGAGCATGTGCCGGTGCGGGCCTGCATGACGCCTGACCCCATCACGGTCTCCCCGGATACCCCGCTGATCGAGGTGGTGCGTCTGATGCGGGATCACAAGTTCGGCGGGGTGCCCGTCGTCGAGGGAGATCGCCTGGTTGGGATCATCACCGAGACGGATCTCATGGATCTGCTCATCCGGCTCC
This genomic window contains:
- a CDS encoding CBS domain-containing protein, encoding MLVARDIMTPNPVTVQPDDPLGVAVERMRSRRCRRLPVVEGDRLVGIITDRDVRLALNSPLVLHERRSDRLLLEHVPVRACMTPDPITVSPDTPLIEVVRLMRDHKFGGVPVVEGDRLVGIITETDLMDLLIRLLEFGVDEIPWSRMRRPERASAFPIPSGAPSSNASRRA